One Methanohalophilus mahii DSM 5219 genomic window carries:
- a CDS encoding DUF7507 domain-containing protein, with amino-acid sequence MKQMKIALALCAALMLIITIPAASAITVDGEKNTDEWNDNWSYGQINGTGYDIYDTGDRLEIKQGAFGQDTNTWYEEDPKNDSGTGHDESMAQLGDSSGYDIKQIYGHYDVANDTLYGMSTVYGIPGDLDGDGSISTDCTNYGDCIGDEGPAGTGMGDLETWKIRISQEGNPDVTLRMQNNNWTVEQGPLDYDDVKAAFSPTEDGVYEISINGVSEIWDVGPCQPDLKVEVYTGGLDDGPGEDTATAFIRQPCPNIMIEKATNGEDADTPTGPFIPVGDEVTWTYNVTNTGDVPLNNIVVTDDQGVVVDCPKTTLNVSESMICTAEGTAETGQYANIGNVTGEFDIIVVTDEDPSHYFGVNSSIDIEKATNGVDADDPTGPYVTAGGDVVWTYNVTNTGNANLTDILVQDNVTGEIDNLVDNGNGDSILEPGEVWMYNATGIATEGQYANIGNVTGTDPTGAEVTDEDPSHYFGVNSSIDIEKATNGEDADDPTGPYVTAGGDVVWTYNVTNTGNVNLSSIDVQDNVTGEIDNLVDNGNGDSILEPGEVWMYNATGTATEGQYANIGNVTGTDPTGAEVTDEDPSHYFGVNSSIDIEKATNGEDADDPTGPYVTAGGDVVWTYNVTNTGNVNLSSIDVQDNVTGEIDNLVDNGNGDSILEPGEVWMYNATGIATEGQYANIGNVTGTDPTGAEVTDEDPSHYFGVNSSIDIEKATNGEDADDPTGPYVTAGGDVVWTYNVTNTGNVNLTGIQVQDDMGVTPAYVSGDTNGDDILQTDEVWMYNATGIATEGQYANIGNVTGTDPTGAEVTDEDPSHYFGVNSSIDIEKATNGEDADDPTGPYVTAGGDVVWTYNVTNTGNVNLSSIDVQDDMGVTPAYVSGDTNGDDILQTDEVWMYNATGIATEGQYANIGNVTGTDPTGAEVTDEDPSHYFGVNSSIDIEKATNGEDADDPTGPYVTAGGDVVWTYNVTNTGNANLTGIQVQDDMSVTPAYVSGDTNGDDILQTDEVWMYNATGIATEGQYANIGNVTGTDPTGAEVTDEDPSHYFGVNSSIDIEKATNGEDADDPTGPYVTAGGDVVWTYNVTNTGNVNLTGIQVQDDMGVTPAYVSGDTNGDDILQTDEVWMYNATGIATEGQYANIGNVTGTDPTGAEVTDEDPSHYFGVNSSIDIEKATNGEDADDPTGPYVTAGGDVVWTYNVTNTGNVNLSSIDVQDDMSVTPAYVSGDTNGDDILQTDEVWMYNATGIATEGQYANIGNVTGTDPTGAEVTDEDPSHYFGVNSSIDIEKATNGEDADDPTGPYVTAGGDVVWTYNVTNTGNVNLSSIDVQDDMGVTPAYVSGDTNGDDILQTDEVWMYNATGIATEGQYANIGNVTGTDPTGAEVTDEDPSHYFGVNSSIDIEKATNGEDADDPTGPYVTAGGDVVWTYNVTNTGNVNLSSIDVQDDMGVTPAYVSGDTNGDDILQTDEVWMYNATGIATEGQYANIGNVTGTDPTGAEVTDEDPSHYFGVNSSIDIEKATNGEDADDPTGPYVTAGGDVVWTYNVTNTGNVNLSSIDVQDDMSVTPAYVSGDTNGDDILQTDEVWMYNATGIATEGQYANIGNVTGTDPTGAEVTDEDPSHYFGVNSSIDIEKATNGEDADDPTGPYVTAGGDVVWTYNVTNTGNVNLSSIDVQDDMGVTPAYVSGDTNGDDILQTDEVWMYNVTGTATEGQYANIGNVTGTDPTGAEVTDEDPSHYFGEEPPRATLGDYVWEDLNRDGIQDETGTGIADVTVNLYTGGEVFVDSTTTNETGYYLFTDLAAGDYFVEFVLPDGYEFSPADQGTDDAVDSDANVATGRTATISLFAGEVDRTWDAGMYLPLSIDIEKSTNGQDADDPKGPKVEVGSTVEWEYVVTNTGSANLTNINVTDDQGVIPVFQSSNLNNDDILEPGETWTYTANGTAEFGQYVNNATATGEYEGETVEDSDPSHYYGEEKDVPTAHPLLTVSLIGMGIVLFLRRKEE; translated from the coding sequence ATGAAGCAAATGAAGATAGCGCTGGCTCTATGTGCAGCACTAATGTTAATTATTACAATTCCCGCAGCCTCGGCTATAACGGTGGATGGGGAAAAAAATACTGATGAATGGAACGATAACTGGAGTTATGGCCAGATTAATGGTACTGGCTATGACATTTATGACACAGGTGACCGGCTGGAAATAAAACAGGGTGCATTTGGTCAAGATACCAATACATGGTATGAAGAAGACCCTAAAAATGATTCAGGTACCGGTCATGATGAATCAATGGCCCAGCTTGGAGATTCAAGTGGCTACGATATAAAACAGATCTATGGTCACTACGATGTAGCCAACGATACCCTCTACGGTATGAGTACGGTCTATGGAATCCCTGGAGACCTTGACGGTGATGGCAGCATAAGTACAGACTGTACCAATTATGGCGACTGTATTGGAGATGAGGGCCCGGCAGGTACCGGTATGGGTGATCTTGAAACATGGAAGATCAGAATTAGTCAGGAAGGAAACCCCGACGTTACACTTCGAATGCAGAACAACAACTGGACAGTCGAGCAGGGACCACTTGATTATGATGACGTAAAAGCTGCATTTAGTCCAACAGAAGATGGTGTCTATGAAATTTCAATAAACGGTGTCAGTGAAATATGGGATGTTGGTCCCTGTCAGCCAGATCTGAAAGTTGAAGTATATACTGGTGGCCTGGATGATGGTCCCGGAGAAGACACTGCAACTGCATTTATACGTCAGCCATGCCCAAATATCATGATAGAGAAGGCTACCAATGGTGAAGATGCCGATACTCCTACAGGACCGTTCATCCCTGTCGGGGATGAAGTTACATGGACATATAATGTCACAAACACTGGTGATGTACCTCTTAACAATATTGTTGTAACTGACGATCAGGGTGTTGTTGTAGATTGCCCAAAAACAACACTCAATGTCAGTGAATCTATGATATGTACTGCAGAAGGTACTGCTGAAACGGGTCAGTATGCCAACATCGGCAATGTCACAGGTGAATTTGATATAATTGTGGTTACCGATGAAGATCCAAGTCACTACTTCGGTGTAAACTCCTCAATCGATATTGAGAAGGCAACCAATGGAGTAGATGCCGATGATCCAACCGGACCGTATGTAACAGCTGGTGGAGATGTTGTATGGACTTACAATGTCACAAACACCGGTAATGCCAACCTGACTGACATCCTTGTTCAGGATAACGTGACAGGAGAAATCGATAATCTAGTCGATAATGGAAATGGTGACAGTATTCTCGAACCTGGTGAAGTCTGGATGTACAATGCCACAGGTATTGCAACTGAAGGTCAGTATGCCAATATCGGTAATGTTACAGGAACTGATCCAACCGGTGCAGAGGTTACTGATGAGGATCCAAGCCACTACTTCGGTGTAAACTCCTCAATCGATATTGAGAAGGCAACCAATGGAGAAGATGCCGATGATCCAACCGGACCGTATGTAACAGCTGGTGGAGATGTTGTATGGACGTACAATGTCACAAACACCGGTAATGTCAACCTGAGCAGCATTGATGTACAGGATAACGTGACAGGAGAAATCGATAATCTAGTCGATAATGGAAATGGTGACAGTATTCTCGAACCTGGTGAAGTCTGGATGTACAATGCAACAGGTACTGCAACTGAAGGTCAGTACGCCAATATCGGTAATGTTACAGGAACTGATCCAACCGGTGCAGAGGTTACTGATGAGGATCCAAGTCACTACTTTGGTGTAAACTCCTCAATCGATATTGAGAAGGCAACCAATGGAGAAGATGCAGATGATCCAACCGGACCGTATGTAACAGCTGGTGGAGATGTTGTATGGACTTACAATGTCACTAACACAGGTAATGTCAACCTGAGCAGCATTGATGTACAGGATAACGTGACAGGAGAAATCGATAATCTAGTCGATAATGGAAATGGTGACAGTATTCTCGAACCTGGTGAAGTCTGGATGTACAATGCCACAGGTATTGCAACTGAAGGTCAGTATGCCAATATCGGTAATGTTACAGGAACTGATCCAACCGGTGCAGAGGTTACTGATGAGGATCCAAGCCACTACTTTGGTGTAAACTCCTCAATCGATATTGAGAAGGCAACCAATGGAGAAGATGCAGATGATCCAACCGGACCTTATGTAACAGCTGGTGGAGATGTTGTATGGACTTACAATGTCACAAACACCGGTAATGTCAATCTGACCGGAATACAGGTCCAGGATGACATGGGTGTAACTCCAGCATACGTAAGTGGAGATACAAACGGTGACGATATACTCCAAACTGATGAAGTCTGGATGTACAATGCCACAGGTATTGCAACTGAAGGTCAGTATGCCAATATCGGTAATGTTACAGGAACTGATCCAACCGGTGCAGAGGTTACCGATGAGGATCCAAGCCACTACTTCGGTGTAAACTCCTCAATCGATATTGAGAAGGCAACCAATGGAGAAGATGCCGATGATCCAACCGGACCCTATGTAACAGCTGGTGGAGATGTTGTATGGACGTACAATGTCACAAACACCGGTAATGTCAATCTGAGCAGCATTGATGTACAGGATGACATGGGTGTAACTCCAGCATACGTAAGTGGAGATACAAACGGTGACGATATACTCCAAACTGATGAAGTCTGGATGTACAATGCCACAGGTATTGCAACTGAAGGTCAGTATGCCAATATCGGTAATGTTACAGGAACTGATCCAACCGGTGCAGAGGTTACCGATGAGGATCCAAGCCACTACTTCGGTGTAAACTCCTCAATCGATATTGAGAAGGCAACCAATGGAGAAGATGCCGATGATCCAACCGGACCCTATGTAACAGCTGGTGGAGATGTTGTATGGACGTACAATGTCACAAACACCGGTAATGCCAACCTGACCGGAATACAGGTACAGGATGACATGAGTGTAACTCCAGCATACGTAAGTGGAGATACAAACGGTGACGATATACTCCAAACTGATGAAGTCTGGATGTACAATGCCACAGGTATTGCAACTGAAGGTCAGTATGCCAATATCGGTAATGTTACAGGAACTGATCCAACCGGTGCAGAGGTTACCGATGAGGATCCAAGCCACTACTTCGGTGTAAACTCCTCAATCGATATTGAGAAGGCAACCAATGGAGAAGATGCCGATGATCCAACCGGACCCTATGTAACAGCTGGTGGAGATGTTGTATGGACGTACAATGTCACAAACACCGGTAATGTCAATCTGACCGGAATACAGGTACAGGATGACATGGGTGTAACTCCAGCATACGTAAGTGGAGATACAAACGGTGACGATATACTCCAAACTGATGAAGTCTGGATGTACAATGCCACAGGTATTGCAACTGAAGGTCAGTATGCCAATATCGGTAATGTTACAGGAACTGATCCAACCGGTGCAGAGGTTACCGATGAGGATCCAAGCCACTACTTCGGTGTAAACTCCTCAATCGATATTGAGAAGGCAACCAATGGAGAAGATGCCGATGATCCAACCGGACCCTATGTAACAGCTGGTGGAGATGTTGTATGGACTTACAATGTCACAAACACCGGTAATGTCAATCTGAGCAGCATTGATGTACAGGATGACATGAGTGTAACTCCAGCATACGTAAGTGGAGATACAAACGGTGACGATATACTCCAAACTGATGAAGTCTGGATGTACAATGCCACAGGTATTGCAACTGAAGGTCAGTATGCCAATATCGGTAATGTTACAGGAACTGATCCAACCGGTGCAGAGGTTACCGATGAGGATCCAAGCCACTACTTCGGTGTAAACTCCTCAATCGATATTGAGAAGGCAACCAATGGAGAAGATGCCGATGATCCAACCGGACCCTATGTAACAGCTGGTGGAGATGTTGTATGGACTTACAATGTCACAAACACCGGTAATGTCAATCTGAGCAGCATTGATGTACAGGATGACATGGGTGTAACTCCAGCATACGTAAGTGGAGATACAAACGGTGACGATATACTCCAAACTGATGAAGTCTGGATGTACAATGCCACAGGTATTGCAACTGAAGGTCAGTATGCCAATATCGGTAATGTTACAGGAACTGATCCAACCGGTGCAGAGGTTACCGATGAGGATCCAAGCCACTACTTCGGTGTAAACTCCTCAATCGATATTGAGAAGGCAACCAATGGAGAAGATGCCGATGATCCAACCGGACCCTATGTAACAGCTGGTGGAGATGTTGTATGGACTTACAATGTCACAAACACCGGTAATGTCAATCTGAGCAGCATTGATGTACAGGATGACATGGGTGTAACTCCAGCATACGTAAGTGGAGATACAAACGGTGACGATATACTCCAAACTGATGAAGTCTGGATGTACAATGCCACAGGTATTGCAACTGAAGGTCAGTATGCCAATATCGGTAATGTTACAGGAACTGATCCAACCGGTGCAGAGGTTACCGATGAGGATCCAAGCCACTACTTCGGTGTAAACTCCTCAATCGATATTGAGAAGGCAACCAATGGAGAAGATGCCGATGATCCAACCGGACCCTATGTAACAGCTGGTGGAGATGTTGTATGGACTTACAATGTCACAAACACCGGTAATGTCAATCTGAGCAGCATTGATGTACAGGATGACATGAGTGTAACTCCAGCATACGTAAGTGGAGATACAAACGGTGACGATATACTCCAAACTGATGAAGTCTGGATGTACAATGCCACAGGTATTGCAACTGAAGGTCAGTATGCCAATATCGGTAATGTTACAGGAACTGATCCAACCGGTGCAGAGGTTACCGATGAGGATCCAAGCCACTACTTCGGTGTAAACTCCTCAATCGATATTGAGAAGGCAACCAATGGAGAAGATGCCGATGATCCAACCGGACCGTATGTAACAGCTGGTGGAGATGTTGTATGGACGTACAATGTCACAAACACCGGTAATGTCAATCTGAGCAGCATTGATGTACAGGATGACATGGGTGTAACTCCAGCATACGTAAGTGGAGATACAAACGGTGACGATATACTCCAAACTGATGAAGTCTGGATGTACAATGTAACAGGTACTGCAACTGAAGGTCAGTACGCCAATATCGGTAATGTTACAGGAACTGATCCAACCGGTGCAGAGGTTACTGATGAAGATCCAAGCCACTACTTTGGTGAGGAACCGCCTCGGGCCACTCTGGGTGACTATGTCTGGGAAGACCTTAACAGAGATGGTATCCAGGACGAAACTGGCACTGGAATTGCTGATGTAACCGTCAATCTCTACACAGGAGGGGAGGTGTTTGTAGACAGTACAACCACCAATGAAACAGGGTATTACCTATTCACAGACCTTGCTGCAGGAGATTACTTCGTCGAGTTTGTGCTGCCGGATGGTTATGAATTCAGTCCTGCTGATCAGGGAACTGACGACGCAGTAGACAGTGATGCAAATGTAGCAACCGGAAGGACTGCCACAATTTCACTGTTTGCAGGTGAAGTCGATCGGACATGGGATGCTGGAATGTATCTACCTCTGTCTATTGATATCGAAAAGTCGACAAATGGCCAGGATGCTGATGATCCAAAAGGTCCTAAGGTTGAAGTTGGATCAACAGTTGAGTGGGAATATGTTGTTACTAACACTGGAAGTGCTAACCTGACTAACATCAATGTAACTGATGATCAGGGTGTAATTCCTGTATTCCAGAGCAGTAATCTCAACAATGATGATATTCTGGAACCCGGAGAAACATGGACCTATACAGCCAATGGAACAGCAGAATTCGGCCAGTATGTAAACAATGCAACTGCAACAGGTGAATATGAGGGAGAAACCGTAGAAGATAGTGATCCAAGTCACTACTACGGAGAGGAGAAAGATGTGCCTACTGCGCATCCACTGCTAACAGTGTCCCTCATAGGAATGGGAATTGTATTGTTCCTTAGAAGAAAAGAAGAGTGA
- a CDS encoding winged helix-turn-helix domain-containing protein: MAIKRRSRIDISAEILDAAMSGANKTQIVYNANLNFSIAKKYLEMLEKKELIRKEGDQYVTTEKGKTFHDLAMILKL, translated from the coding sequence GTGGCCATTAAACGAAGAAGCAGAATCGATATTTCGGCTGAGATATTAGACGCAGCAATGAGTGGGGCAAACAAAACCCAGATTGTATATAATGCAAATTTAAACTTCAGTATTGCAAAAAAATATCTGGAAATGCTGGAAAAAAAAGAATTGATACGTAAGGAAGGAGACCAATATGTGACTACTGAAAAAGGAAAAACCTTCCACGATCTTGCAATGATACTGAAACTTTAA